The Nocardioides ochotonae genome segment GTCGCGCTGGGCCCCCCGGTCCACCGACCCGGCCACGGTCAGGCCGACGGTCACGACGTCGAGGCCGAGCTCCTCGGCGACCTCCGGGGAGAGGACGGAGCGGATCGTCCCGACGTCAGGTGCGACCCGGACCACCGCGACCGGCGCCTGCACCCGTCCACGCTCGCGCCTGCGGCCCGGACCGTACGGCGTCCGCTCGACCCTCACCGTGCCGCGCGCGGCGGGCACCGCCCTGGTATCGAAACCGACCGCGCCACCGGCCGCGAGGGCCCGGGCGGCCCGCTCCCGCTCGGCGGCGGAGATACCGGGCAGGGCCGCGGGCAGCCGGTCGCCGACAAGGGTGGCGGCCCCCAGGGCCCCGCCCCAGGACTCCAGGGCCCCCTTGCCGGCGGAGGTCTGGACCATCACCTCGAGGTGTCCCGTGTCTGTCTCGTCCACCACCCCGTCGATCCGGTCCAGGTCCACGCCCGGGAGCTGCCGCTCGACCGCGGCACGCACCGCCACCCAGTCCGTGGTGAGGTCGGCGTACCCGGTGTCGGGGTCGGTGACCGTGACTGCTGCCGCACCGTGGCGCAGCGCGGCCGTGTAGGTGGCGGCATTCTCCGCCTCGTCGCTGGCCGTGGCGATGCCGAGCGCCACCACCCCACAGACGGTCGCGGCCACGGCGGAGACGGCGGGGACCGTGCGGCTGCGGTGCCGGGCGGCGTCGCGCACGGCGTACCGCAGCGGGAGCGGGAGGGCGCGGCCCAGCCGCGCCACGGCCATGACCACCACCGGCACGAGCAGCGCCATGCCGAGCACGGCCAGGATCGTGGCGCCGGCGATCCGGACCTCTCCGCCGGACGAGCCGCCGGTCGCGGCGCCGGCGAGGCCCAGGCCCAGCAGGACCAACCCGAGGAGCGGGAACCGCAGGGAGGCCGGCCCCTCGCCCCGGCGTCCGCCGAGCACCGCGACGACGTTCTGCCGGGAGGCGATCCACGCCGGCGCCGCCGCTGCCAACAGTGCGGCGCCGACACCGAATCCAGCAACGAGGAGCAGCAGCAGCCACGGCACGTCGAAGGGGCCGAACCGCTCCCCCGACCAGCGCTGGACCAGCGGCACGGTGACGGCCGCGAGGCCCAGGCCGGCCACGATCCCGACGACGGCAGAGAGCCCGCCGACCACGACCGCGGTGCCGAGGACGACCCGGCGCGCCTGCGCCGGCGTCCCGCCGGCGGCCGTGACCAGGGCGATCGTGCGTGCCTGACGCCGCGCCCCGACCGCGAACGCCGGCCCGGCCAGCAGCACGACCTCGAGCAGGATCATGACCACCACCAGCGCGATGATCGTCGGGACCACGTCGTCGTCGTACGTCGCGAAGGCGAGCGCCTCGGCCGGCGGGTCCTCGACCACCGCGCGGGAGAGCACGTAGGCGCCCAGGGCGTTCAGGGTCCGCACCTCCTGCCACGTGACCGGTCCGCCGCCGACCAGCCAGGTGCTGGTCCGGGGCGGGTCGTCCGCGTCCTTCGCGGCGGGCGCCAAGGAGCCGGGCAGGCCGACGAGCTGTTCCCAGGGGCCGCGCGCGGCATCGTGGGCGATCCCCACCACGCTCAGGGCGCGCCGCTCCACCCCGTCCGGGCCGAGCACGCCGATCTCGTCCCCGACGGCGAGGCCGCGCTCGGCCAACGGCTCGGTGATCACGACCTCGTCGATCGAGCGTGCGAAGCGACCGGCGGTCAGGTCGAAGAGTCCCTCCGCGAGCGGGTCGGCCGCGTCGAGCTCGTTCGCGCCGGCGCTGACGACGCCGTCCCGCGTGGCCACGAGCACCTCGGAGTACCTCGTCTCCAGCGCCGGCACGTCCCGGCCCAGGGCCTCGCGCACCTGCGCGAGGGTGGGGCGGTCCCGGCGGGGCCTGGTCGCCCACCCGCCGCTCGTGTCGGGGTCGACGCCCTGCTCGACGTCGACGACCCCGTCCTCCACCACGATCTGGGCGTCCGCGGCTCCCAGCCGGCGATCGAGCCCCTCCCGGGTGGAGACGTCGGCGGTGCGGAGCACGACGGCGGTCGCGGTGACCGCGAGGACCGGCAGCATGATCATCACGACCATCAGGACCGCGCGCCGCTTGGCGCGCCAGGACTCGCGCCAGGCCAGCCGGACCGCGACGCGCCAACCGCCCGCCCAGCCGGAGAGGCGGCCGGCCCGTGCGCGCATCACTGGACGTGCCTGGGGCCGAGCAGGCCCTCCACCGAGGCATTGCCGCTCTCGTCGACGATCACGCCGTCGCGCAGGAACACCACCCGGTCCGCCCAGGCCGCGTGCCGCGCCTCGTGGGTCACCATCATCACGGCGGCGCCCGCGTCGCAGCGCGAGCGGAGCAGGCGCAGGATCTCCTCGCCCGCCTCGCTGTCGAGGGCGCCGGTCGGCTCGTCGGCCAGCATCAGACGCCGCTCGCCGACCAGCGCGCGGGCGATCGCGACCCGCTG includes the following:
- a CDS encoding FtsX-like permease family protein yields the protein MRARAGRLSGWAGGWRVAVRLAWRESWRAKRRAVLMVVMIMLPVLAVTATAVVLRTADVSTREGLDRRLGAADAQIVVEDGVVDVEQGVDPDTSGGWATRPRRDRPTLAQVREALGRDVPALETRYSEVLVATRDGVVSAGANELDAADPLAEGLFDLTAGRFARSIDEVVITEPLAERGLAVGDEIGVLGPDGVERRALSVVGIAHDAARGPWEQLVGLPGSLAPAAKDADDPPRTSTWLVGGGPVTWQEVRTLNALGAYVLSRAVVEDPPAEALAFATYDDDVVPTIIALVVVMILLEVVLLAGPAFAVGARRQARTIALVTAAGGTPAQARRVVLGTAVVVGGLSAVVGIVAGLGLAAVTVPLVQRWSGERFGPFDVPWLLLLLVAGFGVGAALLAAAAPAWIASRQNVVAVLGGRRGEGPASLRFPLLGLVLLGLGLAGAATGGSSGGEVRIAGATILAVLGMALLVPVVVMAVARLGRALPLPLRYAVRDAARHRSRTVPAVSAVAATVCGVVALGIATASDEAENAATYTAALRHGAAAVTVTDPDTGYADLTTDWVAVRAAVERQLPGVDLDRIDGVVDETDTGHLEVMVQTSAGKGALESWGGALGAATLVGDRLPAALPGISAAERERAARALAAGGAVGFDTRAVPAARGTVRVERTPYGPGRRRERGRVQAPVAVVRVAPDVGTIRSVLSPEVAEELGLDVVTVGLTVAGSVDRGAQRDLEEALGTIAPGAQVEVERGYERPASATLVQVGLGVLGAVLMLAGTLTATSLALSDARGDLATLAAVGAAPRLRRAVAASYALVVGLVGSVLGAAVGFVPGWAVTYPLTSAGRPEGSDLPDHFLDVPWLLIGAIVVGLPLLTAALVAATTRGRLPMVARID